In Nocardioides nitrophenolicus, the genomic window CCGGCGAGGAAGTCGTGGTCGCTGAGGATCGTGGGCAGCGCGCCGAGCACCGACCACGGGCCGGGCAGTGACGAGCGGGGCACGACGTCGACGGAGCCGAGCAGCTGCCACAGGAGCAGCAGGCTCACCACCCCGGCCACGCCGAGGACGCCACGGACGGCGGCTTGGTCGCTCTGCATCGGACCCCCTGGCGAGGACGGCGAGATCTCCGGGACGTGACCGGGGTCACGTTGCGACGAACCTAGAGCGCCCAGCAGAGCGTGTCAACATGCAATCCGACATCTCGCATAGCAATATGCGTTCGGATCGCTGCCCAGCGCTGTAACACGCTGTCCACGGGCCGAAATCAGCTGTGACACGCCGTCCCAGCGACGTGGACGGCGTGTTGCAGCTCGGATCAGTGGCAGGCTCCCCCGCCGCCGCCGACCGCGGCCTCGACCTGCTCCAGCACCGGGCGCACCTCCTCGAACCGCGCCAGCCGGGCCGGGAGGGTGGTCCAGATCCGCTCGGCGATGGAGCGGGCCTCGGCGCGGATCGCGTCCTCGTCGATGCCCGGGAAGCGGCGGTCCACGAGCACGCCCTCGCCGGCGACGTAGACGCTGCGCACGGCGGCGCCGAGCTCGGCGTACGCGAGCTGGTGGCGCAGCTGCTCGGCGGGCGCCGGCCAGACGTGGTCGGTGTCGATCACGGTGAGGTCGGCGGCGGCGCCGACGGCCAGGCGGCCGACGGGGGCGCCCAGGGCGGCCGCGCCGTGGTTCCAGCACATGCCCAGGCCGTCGTTCGCCGTCGGCCAGGTCTCCGGCGGACCCTGGACGCGGTGCAGGATCGTGGAGAGCTTCAGGGTCTCGAACATGTTCTGGGTGTCATTGCTCGACGCGCCGTCGGAGCCGATCGCGACCTTCGCGCCGGCCGCGAGCAGCGCCGGCACCGGCGCTACGCCCGCGCCCAGCTTGAGGTTGCTCGCCGGGTTGTGGACGGCGACCGCGTCGGTCTGCGCGAACAGCTCGATCTCCTCGGGGCTCAGCCAGATCGCGTGCGCGAAGGATGCCCAGTCCTGCAGGGCGTCGAGCTTGGCGAGGAACTCCACCGTGGAGACGCCGTAGCGCTGCTGCGCCATCCGCACCTGCGACTGCGCGGAGAGCAGGTGCGTCTGCATCCGTACGCCGCGCGTGCGCGCCGTCTCCACGCTCGCCTCGAACAGCTCGGTCGAGCACCGCGGCAGCGACGACGGCCCGAGCAGCGGCTGCAGCAGCGGCGAGCGCCCCTGCCAGCGGTCCACGAAGCGGTTGGCCGCCGCGAGGACCACGTCAGGCGCGGCGACGGGCGGCTTGCGCAGGTCGGCGCCGCCGGGGACGAGGTCGACCGGGATGGACGAGAAGAAGTCGAGGTCGGAGTACTGGATCGCCACGTTGGCGCGCATCCCGAGATCGGCGTACGCCCGCATGATCGCGTCCATGCCGTCGTCGACCCACTCGTTGTCGGAGCGGGCGCAGTCGAGCACGGAGGTGGCACCGCTGCGGACCATCTCGATCGCGCCCACCATCGCCGACACGTAGAGGTCGCGCGGAGAGAGTCGCGCCCCCGCGCCGCCGTACGACGCGACCACCATCCATGCGTCGAGGGGCAGCGCGTCGCACAGGCCCTTCTCGATGGTCTGGTTGGAATGGGTGTGCGCGTTGACCAGGCCCGGGATGAGCAGGTCTCCGCCGAGGTCGGTCGACTCGACCGCACCGGCCGCCGCGCCCACGCGGGCGAGCAAGCGCTCGGCCGCGCCGGGGCCGAGGTCGGCGATCACGCCGTCCACGATCACCACGTCGCCGAGCTCACCGCCGTGCTCGAGGTCCAGCAGCCGAGCGTTGCGCAGCAGCCGTGTCGTCATCCTTCTCCACCCTTCGATCGTTCCCAGTTCGCCAGTGCCGTACGGAACTGCTGCTGCGCCTCTGCTCCCGAGACCTCCCCCGGCCCGCCGTACGGCGACGGCTCGGTGTCGACCTCGACGACGACCACGCCCGGGCCGGTGGCCGTGAGCAGCTCGTCGATGACACCCCGCAGCTCGGCCGGGTCGGTGTCGCGGGCGACGGTCCGCGCGAACGGCCAGCCGGCGCCGCGCGCGATGGCCGCCAGGTCGGCGAGCGCGCCGGCCGCCAGCGGCTGGCCGCCGCCCGTCTCGTAGCGGCCGTTGTTGAAGACCACGACCCGCAGATTCGCGGGCGCGGCGTCGGCGATGGCGAGCAGCGAGCCGAGGTTCATCACCAGGTCGCCGTCGCCCTCGAGCAGCAGCAGCCCCAGGTCCGGCCGCGCCAGCGCGGCGCCGAGCGCGAGGCCGGGCGCCGCGCCCATCGGGTCGGACGCGTAGAAGGTCGGGTTCGGTCCGCCGTGCTCGCGCCAGGCGCGCCCGGCGCTGCCGAGGCTCGCCACGACGACGTGGTCGGGAGCCGCGGCGGCCACCGCCGCGGCCACGTCGGCGCGCTTCACGGCCGCTCCCCGAGCAGCGCCGCCTTCGAGCAGAGCAGCACGACCGGCCGCCGCTGCAGCCAGGCCTGCTCGCTGGCGCGCTCGAACAGCCAGTCGTCGTCCGGTCCGTCGACGTGGTGGACGCTCAGCCCGGCCGCGGCGGCCACGCCGGCGGTCACCTGGCCCTTGTACGCCTGGTAGTAGAAGCCGTCCTCGGCCCCGCCCCGCGCGGCCGCGACCACCACGAGCGGCAGCTCGT contains:
- a CDS encoding amidohydrolase family protein, translating into MTTRLLRNARLLDLEHGGELGDVVIVDGVIADLGPGAAERLLARVGAAAGAVESTDLGGDLLIPGLVNAHTHSNQTIEKGLCDALPLDAWMVVASYGGAGARLSPRDLYVSAMVGAIEMVRSGATSVLDCARSDNEWVDDGMDAIMRAYADLGMRANVAIQYSDLDFFSSIPVDLVPGGADLRKPPVAAPDVVLAAANRFVDRWQGRSPLLQPLLGPSSLPRCSTELFEASVETARTRGVRMQTHLLSAQSQVRMAQQRYGVSTVEFLAKLDALQDWASFAHAIWLSPEEIELFAQTDAVAVHNPASNLKLGAGVAPVPALLAAGAKVAIGSDGASSNDTQNMFETLKLSTILHRVQGPPETWPTANDGLGMCWNHGAAALGAPVGRLAVGAAADLTVIDTDHVWPAPAEQLRHQLAYAELGAAVRSVYVAGEGVLVDRRFPGIDEDAIRAEARSIAERIWTTLPARLARFEEVRPVLEQVEAAVGGGGGACH
- a CDS encoding thiamine pyrophosphate-dependent enzyme yields the protein MKRADVAAAVAAAAPDHVVVASLGSAGRAWREHGGPNPTFYASDPMGAAPGLALGAALARPDLGLLLLEGDGDLVMNLGSLLAIADAAPANLRVVVFNNGRYETGGGQPLAAGALADLAAIARGAGWPFARTVARDTDPAELRGVIDELLTATGPGVVVVEVDTEPSPYGGPGEVSGAEAQQQFRTALANWERSKGGEG